A single region of the Streptomyces vilmorinianum genome encodes:
- a CDS encoding DUF5937 family protein: MSVTIDITGLPHERIAFCPSPLAELGAALHALSEPAHHARLHGWTTTTSAALKPELADRLHEADFMWRSTRSDILLPAQPRETLAEELDDLDRMDDETYVGAALEISCSSQYANGVPSPLVDPRSRRRALDLAAARGPRQAAFVERMLADPTGTRAWVRRLLEDCDDAFFADTWQRVRVQLAADARHKTELLRRKGLADAVAAVSPAMSLEEDERGTRIVVDKLMHGWTSADGSALTFLPTAFGWPHLVALHAPGWKPVIQYPVSTRELAGSASVETVKLRLEAVAHPMRMRICRSLARGPSTTSELADTYGITPPEVSRHLAVLKKAGLLTTQRRGRYVLHQLDVAVVARLGSDFLESVLR, encoded by the coding sequence GTGAGCGTGACCATCGACATCACCGGACTGCCGCACGAGCGGATCGCCTTCTGCCCCTCGCCGCTGGCCGAGCTCGGCGCCGCGCTGCACGCGCTCTCCGAGCCCGCCCATCACGCCCGGCTGCACGGCTGGACCACGACGACCTCCGCCGCCCTCAAGCCGGAGCTCGCCGACCGGCTGCACGAGGCCGACTTCATGTGGCGGTCCACCCGCTCCGACATCCTGCTGCCCGCCCAGCCCCGCGAGACCCTCGCCGAGGAGCTGGACGACCTCGACCGGATGGACGACGAGACGTACGTCGGCGCGGCGCTGGAGATCTCCTGCAGCAGCCAGTACGCGAACGGCGTGCCCTCCCCGCTCGTCGACCCGCGCTCCCGCCGCCGCGCCCTCGACCTGGCCGCGGCGCGCGGGCCCCGGCAGGCCGCGTTCGTGGAACGGATGCTCGCCGATCCGACCGGCACGCGCGCGTGGGTCCGGCGGCTCCTGGAGGACTGCGACGACGCGTTCTTCGCCGACACCTGGCAGCGGGTGCGCGTCCAGCTCGCCGCCGACGCCCGGCACAAGACCGAACTCCTGCGCCGCAAGGGCCTCGCCGACGCCGTCGCCGCCGTCTCCCCGGCCATGAGCCTGGAGGAGGACGAGCGCGGCACCCGGATCGTCGTCGACAAGCTGATGCACGGCTGGACCAGCGCCGACGGCTCGGCCCTGACGTTCCTGCCGACCGCGTTCGGCTGGCCGCATCTCGTCGCCCTGCACGCGCCCGGCTGGAAGCCGGTGATCCAGTACCCCGTCTCCACCCGTGAGCTCGCCGGCAGCGCGTCCGTGGAGACCGTCAAGCTCCGCCTGGAGGCCGTCGCGCACCCGATGCGGATGCGGATCTGCCGCAGCCTCGCCCGCGGCCCGTCCACGACGAGCGAGCTGGCCGACACGTACGGCATCACCCCGCCCGAGGTCTCCCGCCACCTCGCCGTCCTGAAGAAGGCCGGGCTGCTCACCACCCAGCGCCGCGGCCGGTACGTCCTGCACCAGCTGGACGTGGCCGTCGTCGCCCGTCTGGGCAGCGACTTCCTCGAGTCGGTGCTGCGCTAG
- a CDS encoding response regulator transcription factor: MSIRVMLVDDQVLLRTGFRMVLAAQPDMEVVAEAGDGVEALEVLRSTAVDVVLMDVRMPKLDGVEATRRICAEPDAPKVLILTTFDLDEYAFSGLKAGASGFMLKDVPPGELLGAIRSVHSGDAVVAPSTTRRLLDRFSPMLPSSGKEPQHKELGKLTEREREVMLLVAQGLSNGEIAARLVLSEATVKTHVGRILTKLDLRDRVQVVVLAYETGLVRAGGGAV, translated from the coding sequence ATGTCCATCCGCGTGATGCTCGTCGACGACCAGGTGCTGCTGCGCACCGGCTTCCGCATGGTGCTAGCCGCCCAGCCGGACATGGAGGTCGTGGCCGAGGCGGGCGACGGTGTGGAGGCGCTGGAGGTGCTGCGCTCCACGGCCGTGGACGTGGTGCTGATGGACGTACGGATGCCCAAGCTCGACGGCGTGGAGGCGACGCGGCGGATCTGCGCGGAGCCCGACGCGCCCAAGGTGCTGATCCTGACCACCTTCGACCTCGACGAGTACGCCTTCTCCGGGCTGAAGGCCGGCGCGAGCGGCTTCATGCTGAAGGACGTGCCGCCGGGCGAGCTGCTCGGCGCGATCCGCTCCGTGCACAGCGGCGACGCGGTCGTGGCCCCCTCGACCACGCGCCGGCTGCTCGACCGCTTCTCGCCGATGCTGCCGTCCTCGGGCAAGGAGCCTCAGCACAAGGAGCTGGGCAAGCTCACCGAGCGGGAGCGTGAGGTCATGCTCCTGGTCGCGCAGGGCCTGTCGAACGGCGAGATCGCCGCCCGGCTGGTCCTCTCGGAGGCGACGGTGAAGACGCATGTCGGCCGGATCCTGACCAAGCTGGACCTGCGCGACCGGGTGCAGGTGGTGGTGCTCGCGTACGAGACGGGCCTGGTGAGGGCGGGCGGCGGGGCGGTCTGA
- the nadC gene encoding carboxylating nicotinate-nucleotide diphosphorylase, which produces MTTPETPEEGRPEPVDVPLIHINGPAEPAGGCGDGCGCGDAEEYECGLDPALAELLAEAGLDPVQVEDIAHLAIAEDLDGGVDVTTVATVPEDAVATADFVAREAGVVAGLRVAEAVLSIVCVDEFEVERHVEDGERVEAGQKLLSATARTRDLLTGERSALNILCRLSGIATATRAWADALEGTRAKVRDTRKTTPGLRALEKYAVRCGGGVNHRMSLSDAALVKDNHVVAAGGVAQAFKAVRELFPEVPIEVEVDTLHQVREVLDAGADLILLDNFTPMETEEAVALVAGRAALESSGRLTLENAAAYAATGVDYLAVGGLTHSSPILDIGLDLRDASEAAV; this is translated from the coding sequence GTGACCACGCCCGAAACGCCCGAAGAAGGACGCCCGGAGCCCGTGGACGTCCCCCTGATCCACATCAACGGCCCCGCCGAGCCCGCGGGTGGCTGTGGTGACGGCTGCGGCTGCGGCGACGCCGAGGAGTACGAGTGCGGGCTCGACCCCGCCCTCGCGGAGCTGCTCGCCGAGGCCGGACTCGACCCGGTCCAGGTCGAGGACATCGCCCACCTGGCCATCGCCGAGGACCTCGACGGCGGTGTGGACGTGACGACCGTCGCGACCGTCCCCGAGGACGCCGTGGCCACCGCCGACTTCGTGGCCCGCGAGGCCGGTGTCGTCGCCGGGCTCCGGGTCGCCGAGGCCGTGCTGTCCATCGTGTGCGTCGACGAGTTCGAGGTCGAGCGGCACGTCGAGGACGGCGAGCGCGTCGAGGCCGGGCAGAAGCTCCTGAGCGCCACCGCACGCACCCGTGACCTGCTCACCGGCGAGCGCAGCGCCCTCAACATCCTGTGCCGGCTCTCCGGCATCGCCACCGCCACGCGCGCGTGGGCGGACGCCCTGGAGGGCACCCGGGCCAAGGTCCGCGACACCCGCAAGACCACGCCGGGCCTGCGCGCCCTGGAGAAGTACGCGGTGCGCTGCGGCGGCGGCGTCAACCACCGCATGTCGCTGTCGGACGCCGCCCTGGTGAAGGACAACCACGTGGTCGCGGCCGGCGGCGTGGCGCAGGCCTTCAAGGCCGTACGGGAGCTGTTCCCGGAGGTGCCGATCGAGGTCGAGGTCGACACCCTGCACCAGGTCCGCGAGGTCCTGGACGCGGGCGCGGACCTGATCCTGCTCGACAACTTCACTCCCATGGAGACCGAGGAGGCCGTCGCCCTGGTCGCGGGCCGCGCCGCCCTGGAGTCCTCCGGCCGCCTCACGCTGGAGAACGCGGCGGCGTACGCGGCGACCGGCGTGGACTACCTCGCCGTGGGCGGGCTCACCCACTCGTCCCCGATCCTCGACATCGGCCTCGACCTGCGCGACGCCTCCGAGGCGGCTGTCTGA
- a CDS encoding L-aspartate oxidase, translated as MTGIRLHAPAPGWAIDADVVVVGSGVAGLTAALRCTAAGLRTVVVTKARLDDGSTRWAQGGIAAALGEGDTPEQHLDDTLVAGAGLCDTEAVRLLVTEGPDAVRRLIETGADFDKNAAGEIALTREGGHHRRRIAHAGGDATGAEISRALVEAIRDRGLRTIEHALVLDLLTDAEGRTAGVTLHVMGEGQHDGVGAVHAPAVVLATGGMGQVFSATTNPAVSTGDGVALALRAGAEVSDLEFVQFHPTVLFLGADSEGQQPLVSEAVRGEGAHLVDADGVRFMVGQHELAELAPRDIVAKAIMRRMQEQSAEHMYLDARHFGAEMWENRFPTILAACRSHGIDPVTEPIPVAPAAHYASGGVRTDLHGRTTVPGLYACGEVACTGVHGANRLASNSLLEGLVFSERIAADIAGHGPHREGPPVDSRTTSVLPLVEPEVRPTIQRIMSGDAGVLRSARSLAEAAEALEALSLAAAGEQAGKAAEPGVESWETTNLLCVSRVLVAAAMERAETRGCHWREDHPERDDTTWRRHLVVRLTPDRRLVVRRTATADFPPVTADAPMEP; from the coding sequence GTGACCGGAATACGGCTGCACGCGCCCGCGCCGGGCTGGGCCATCGACGCCGATGTCGTCGTGGTCGGCTCCGGCGTCGCGGGCCTCACCGCGGCCCTGCGCTGCACCGCCGCCGGACTGCGTACGGTCGTCGTCACCAAGGCCCGCCTGGACGACGGCTCCACCCGCTGGGCGCAGGGCGGCATCGCCGCCGCGCTCGGCGAGGGCGACACCCCCGAGCAGCACCTGGACGACACGCTCGTCGCCGGTGCCGGGCTCTGCGACACCGAGGCCGTACGCCTCCTCGTCACCGAGGGACCCGACGCGGTCCGCCGGCTGATCGAGACCGGCGCGGACTTCGACAAGAACGCCGCGGGCGAGATCGCCCTGACCCGCGAGGGCGGCCACCACCGCCGCCGTATCGCGCACGCGGGCGGCGACGCCACCGGCGCGGAGATCTCCCGCGCGCTCGTCGAGGCGATACGGGACCGGGGGCTGCGCACCATCGAGCACGCCCTCGTCCTCGACCTCCTCACCGACGCCGAGGGCCGGACCGCGGGCGTGACCCTGCACGTCATGGGCGAGGGGCAGCACGACGGTGTCGGCGCCGTCCACGCCCCCGCCGTGGTCCTGGCCACCGGCGGCATGGGCCAGGTCTTCTCCGCGACCACCAACCCGGCCGTCTCCACCGGAGACGGCGTCGCGCTCGCCCTGCGCGCCGGGGCCGAGGTCTCCGACCTGGAGTTCGTCCAGTTCCACCCGACGGTGCTCTTCCTCGGCGCCGACTCCGAGGGCCAGCAGCCCCTGGTCTCCGAGGCGGTACGGGGAGAGGGCGCCCATCTCGTCGACGCGGACGGCGTCCGCTTCATGGTCGGGCAGCACGAGCTGGCCGAGCTCGCGCCCCGTGACATCGTCGCCAAGGCGATCATGCGCCGGATGCAGGAGCAGAGCGCCGAGCACATGTACCTGGACGCCCGCCACTTCGGCGCCGAGATGTGGGAGAACCGGTTCCCCACGATCCTCGCGGCCTGCCGCTCCCACGGCATCGACCCGGTCACCGAGCCGATCCCGGTCGCCCCCGCGGCCCACTACGCCTCCGGCGGAGTCCGCACCGACCTGCACGGCCGGACCACCGTCCCGGGCCTCTACGCGTGCGGTGAGGTGGCCTGCACGGGCGTCCACGGCGCCAACCGGCTCGCCTCCAACTCGCTCCTGGAGGGCCTGGTCTTCTCCGAACGCATCGCCGCGGACATCGCCGGCCACGGCCCGCACCGCGAGGGTCCCCCGGTCGACTCCCGGACCACGTCGGTCCTGCCGCTCGTCGAGCCCGAGGTGCGCCCCACGATCCAGCGGATCATGAGCGGCGACGCCGGAGTGCTGCGCTCGGCGCGGAGCCTCGCCGAGGCCGCCGAGGCCCTGGAGGCGCTGAGTCTCGCCGCCGCGGGCGAGCAGGCCGGCAAGGCCGCCGAGCCGGGCGTCGAGTCCTGGGAGACGACCAACCTGCTGTGCGTCTCCCGCGTCCTCGTGGCCGCGGCCATGGAGCGCGCGGAGACCCGCGGCTGCCATTGGCGCGAGGACCACCCCGAGCGCGACGACACCACGTGGCGACGCCATCTGGTCGTCCGCCTCACCCCGGACCGGCGGCTGGTCGTCCGCCGCACCGCCACCGCAGACTTTCCGCCCGTAACCGCCGACGCACCCATGGAGCCGTAA
- a CDS encoding BlaI/MecI/CopY family transcriptional regulator, which produces MPRPLGELEDAVMTRVWQWNRPVTVREVLEDLQQERSIAYTTVMTVMDNLHQKGWVRREVDGRAYRYTAVSTRAAYSAALMNEAWSQSDNPAAALVAFFGMMSSEQREALNDAIRVVGYNTSDAPAPPPEAAEQAEPSEGGEGTEGPGR; this is translated from the coding sequence GTGCCCCGCCCATTGGGAGAACTGGAAGACGCCGTCATGACGCGCGTCTGGCAATGGAACCGGCCGGTGACCGTCCGGGAAGTCCTGGAGGATCTCCAGCAGGAACGGTCCATCGCCTACACCACCGTCATGACCGTAATGGACAATCTCCATCAGAAGGGCTGGGTGCGCAGGGAAGTCGACGGCAGGGCCTATCGATATACCGCCGTCTCCACCCGCGCCGCCTACTCGGCCGCACTGATGAACGAGGCCTGGTCCCAGAGCGACAACCCGGCCGCCGCGCTCGTCGCGTTCTTCGGCATGATGTCGAGCGAGCAGCGAGAGGCCCTCAACGACGCCATCCGCGTCGTCGGGTACAACACCTCCGACGCGCCGGCGCCGCCGCCCGAGGCCGCCGAACAGGCCGAACCTTCCGAGGGCGGCGAGGGAACCGAGGGGCCGGGGCGATAA
- a CDS encoding ATP-binding protein, which translates to MLLWINGPFGGGKTQTAYEIRRRLPGSVVCDPEHVGFGLHRTLPPPLRGDFQDLTAWRQGVYEVLDLALRRYADGPVIVPMTLVEPAYFEEIVGRLREEHGADRVHHFALLAERETVLKRLTERGWGRGLKRESFAVRKLDLCLERLNGPRFAHHIRTDRITVPEVADEVARAAGLRLAPNTDGPLRHRLRRIKVGLSHVRFD; encoded by the coding sequence GTGCTGCTGTGGATCAACGGTCCGTTCGGGGGCGGAAAGACGCAGACGGCGTACGAGATCAGGCGGAGGCTGCCCGGCAGTGTCGTGTGCGACCCGGAGCATGTCGGCTTCGGCCTGCACCGCACGCTGCCGCCGCCGCTCCGTGGAGACTTCCAGGATCTGACGGCGTGGCGGCAGGGCGTGTACGAGGTCCTCGACCTGGCGCTGCGGCGGTACGCGGACGGGCCGGTGATCGTGCCGATGACGCTCGTGGAACCGGCGTACTTCGAGGAGATCGTCGGCCGGCTGCGCGAGGAGCACGGTGCGGACCGGGTCCACCACTTCGCGCTGCTCGCGGAGCGGGAGACGGTCCTGAAGCGGCTGACCGAGCGGGGGTGGGGGCGCGGGCTCAAGCGGGAGAGCTTCGCCGTACGGAAGCTCGACCTGTGCCTGGAGCGGCTGAACGGCCCGCGGTTCGCGCACCACATCCGTACGGACCGGATCACCGTCCCCGAGGTCGCGGACGAGGTGGCGCGGGCGGCGGGGCTGCGCCTCGCGCCGAACACGGACGGGCCGCTGCGGCACCGCCTGCGCCGGATCAAGGTCGGCCTGTCACACGTCCGCTTCGACTGA
- a CDS encoding amino-acid N-acetyltransferase, whose product MPSSSSVSKAVTVRRARTSDVAAVRRLVDPYVRRGILLDKATVTLYEDIQEFWVAERDEDAVVVGCGALHVMWEDLAEVRTLAVDPEFKGAGVGHHVLDKLLHTARWLGVRRVFCLTFEVDFFAKHGFVEIGETPVDGDVYSELLRSYDEGVAEFLGLERVKPNTLGNSRMLLHL is encoded by the coding sequence ATGCCGTCGTCCTCCTCCGTCTCAAAAGCCGTCACCGTCCGCCGGGCCCGCACCAGTGATGTCGCCGCCGTGCGCCGGCTTGTCGACCCGTACGTCCGCCGGGGCATCCTGCTCGACAAAGCGACGGTGACCCTTTACGAGGACATCCAGGAGTTCTGGGTCGCCGAACGCGACGAGGACGCGGTGGTCGTCGGCTGCGGCGCACTCCATGTGATGTGGGAAGACCTCGCCGAAGTACGTACTCTCGCCGTCGATCCGGAGTTCAAGGGCGCGGGCGTCGGACATCACGTGCTCGACAAGTTGCTGCACACCGCCCGATGGCTCGGCGTGCGCCGGGTATTCTGCCTGACCTTCGAAGTCGACTTCTTCGCCAAGCACGGCTTCGTCGAGATCGGCGAGACTCCGGTCGACGGAGATGTCTACAGTGAGCTCCTGCGTTCCTATGACGAGGGTGTCGCCGAGTTCCTCGGTCTCGAACGAGTGAAGCCGAACACCTTGGGCAACAGTCGGATGCTTCTGCACCTGTGA
- a CDS encoding Rossmann-like and DUF2520 domain-containing protein has translation MNQPAEPRAEDRPARLSVGVVGAGRVGPALAAALQLAGHRPVAVSAVSDASVRRAATLLPDVPIVPPAQVLARAELVLLTVPDDALPGLVEGLAETGAVRPGQLLVHTSGRYGVNVLEPARRAGALPLALHPAMTFTGTSVDVQRLAGCSFGVTAPEELRLAAEALVIEMGGEPEWIAEESRPLYHAALALGANHLVTLVAQSMDLLRTAGVAAPDRMLGPLLGAALDNALRSGDAALTGPVARGDAGTVAAHVAELRKHAPGTVAGYLAMARTTADRALAHGLLKPELAEDLLGVLAEGDPR, from the coding sequence GTGAACCAACCAGCAGAACCCCGAGCGGAAGACCGACCCGCGCGACTCTCCGTCGGAGTCGTCGGAGCCGGCCGGGTGGGCCCCGCGCTCGCCGCCGCACTCCAGCTCGCGGGACACCGCCCCGTCGCCGTCTCCGCGGTCTCCGACGCCTCCGTGCGCCGCGCCGCGACCCTGCTCCCCGACGTGCCGATCGTGCCGCCCGCCCAGGTGCTCGCCCGCGCCGAGCTGGTGCTGCTGACCGTTCCCGACGACGCGCTGCCCGGCCTGGTCGAGGGCCTCGCCGAGACCGGTGCCGTACGGCCGGGGCAGCTGCTCGTGCACACCTCCGGGCGGTACGGCGTGAACGTCCTGGAGCCCGCGCGCCGCGCCGGCGCGCTGCCGCTCGCGCTGCACCCCGCGATGACCTTCACCGGGACCTCCGTCGACGTCCAGCGGCTGGCCGGCTGCTCCTTCGGGGTGACCGCGCCCGAGGAGCTGCGGCTGGCCGCCGAGGCCCTGGTCATCGAGATGGGCGGCGAGCCCGAGTGGATCGCGGAGGAGTCCCGCCCGCTCTACCACGCGGCCCTCGCCCTGGGCGCGAACCATCTGGTCACGCTGGTCGCCCAGTCGATGGACCTGCTCCGTACGGCCGGGGTCGCCGCCCCCGACCGGATGCTCGGCCCGCTCCTGGGCGCCGCCCTGGACAACGCCCTGCGCTCCGGCGACGCGGCCCTCACCGGACCCGTCGCGCGCGGTGACGCGGGCACGGTCGCCGCGCACGTCGCCGAGCTGCGCAAGCACGCGCCCGGCACCGTCGCCGGCTACCTGGCGATGGCCCGCACGACCGCCGACCGGGCGCTCGCGCACGGCCTGCTCAAGCCCGAGCTCGCCGAGGACCTGCTGGGCGTGCTCGCAGAGGGGGACCCCCGATGA
- a CDS encoding threonine aldolase family protein, which produces MDEYGAMSEQDARRHRAAVWSDAGRKLWHTPVEATIGERLTELRELAEGAHALMDPYEPVDMYGDGGPVAEVERRVAELLGFPAAVFFPTGTMAQQVALRCWAGRTGSPVVALHPLSHPEVHEDGALGAVSGLRTVHPTDEPRLPTAEEVRDHPEPFGTLMLELPLRDAGFVLPTWTELVEVVDAARERDAVVHIDGARLWECAPHFGREPREIAGLADSVYVSFYKSLGGISGAALAGPEEVMDEARLWLHRYGGLVFQQFPAALSALRGLGVELPKLPSYVAHARVVADGLRAGFEEAGVPWFRIHPETPHTHQFQVWLPYDPEVLTAASLALTEATDTVLFRRWSPSPAGGPPGVAVTEVTVAEPGLAWTEADVREAVVAFVSRVA; this is translated from the coding sequence ATGGACGAGTACGGCGCGATGAGCGAGCAGGACGCACGACGCCACAGGGCCGCGGTGTGGTCCGACGCCGGCCGGAAGCTGTGGCACACGCCCGTGGAGGCCACGATCGGCGAGCGGCTGACCGAACTGCGGGAGCTGGCGGAGGGCGCTCACGCCCTCATGGACCCCTACGAGCCGGTCGACATGTACGGCGACGGCGGGCCGGTAGCCGAGGTGGAGCGGCGGGTGGCGGAGCTGCTGGGCTTCCCCGCGGCGGTGTTCTTCCCGACCGGGACGATGGCCCAGCAGGTGGCCCTGCGCTGCTGGGCGGGCCGGACCGGCAGCCCGGTCGTCGCACTCCACCCGCTCTCCCACCCGGAGGTCCACGAGGACGGCGCGCTGGGCGCGGTGAGCGGGCTGCGCACGGTCCACCCGACGGACGAGCCCCGGCTGCCGACGGCCGAGGAGGTACGGGACCACCCGGAGCCGTTCGGGACGCTGATGCTGGAGCTGCCGCTGCGGGACGCGGGGTTCGTGCTGCCGACCTGGACCGAACTGGTGGAGGTGGTGGACGCGGCGCGCGAGCGTGACGCAGTGGTGCACATCGACGGCGCGCGCCTGTGGGAGTGCGCCCCGCACTTCGGGCGGGAGCCGCGGGAGATCGCGGGGCTCGCGGACAGCGTGTACGTGTCGTTCTACAAGTCCCTGGGCGGGATCTCGGGGGCCGCGCTGGCCGGTCCCGAGGAGGTGATGGACGAGGCGCGGCTGTGGCTCCACCGCTACGGCGGGCTGGTCTTCCAGCAGTTCCCCGCGGCACTGTCCGCGCTGCGCGGCCTCGGCGTGGAACTGCCGAAGCTGCCCTCGTACGTGGCCCACGCGCGCGTGGTGGCGGACGGTCTGCGGGCCGGCTTCGAGGAGGCGGGGGTGCCGTGGTTCCGGATCCACCCGGAGACCCCGCACACCCACCAGTTCCAGGTGTGGCTCCCGTACGACCCGGAGGTCCTGACGGCGGCGTCGCTGGCGCTGACGGAGGCCACGGACACGGTCCTCTTCCGGCGCTGGTCCCCGTCCCCGGCGGGCGGGCCACCGGGCGTGGCGGTGACGGAGGTGACGGTGGCGGAGCCGGGGCTCGCGTGGACGGAGGCGGACGTACGGGAGGCGGTCGTGGCGTTCGTGTCGCGGGTGGCCTGA
- the panC gene encoding pantoate--beta-alanine ligase, translating to MSPASSSTAFALVRTADELHARAARHASAVARAGVAGNSRTAVVMTMGALHEGHATLVRTAREYVGPDGFVVVTVFVNPLQFGAGEDLDRYPRTLDADLEVAAAAGADTVFAPAVDEVYPGGEPQVRITAGPMGERLEGASRPGHFDGMLTVVAKLLHLTRPDLAFFGQKDAQQLALIRRMARDLNFPVEIVGVPTVRETDGLALSSRNRYLSPGERRTALALSRALFAASDRLAAQHALRARAASLPGAQNRAETRAEALSRLGEARAAADAHAVAQASEGGGADAVRAAARAVLDEAAKAEPPLTLDYVALVDPSDFTEVADGHDGEAILAVAARVGTTRLIDNIPLTFGAAK from the coding sequence ATGTCGCCCGCGTCGTCGTCGACGGCCTTCGCGCTGGTCCGTACGGCCGACGAGCTGCACGCCCGCGCGGCGCGCCACGCGTCCGCCGTCGCACGCGCCGGCGTGGCCGGAAACAGCCGCACCGCCGTCGTCATGACCATGGGCGCCCTCCACGAGGGGCACGCCACCCTCGTCCGTACCGCCCGGGAGTACGTCGGACCCGACGGGTTCGTCGTCGTCACCGTCTTCGTCAACCCGCTCCAGTTCGGCGCCGGCGAGGACCTCGACCGCTACCCGCGCACGCTGGACGCCGACCTCGAGGTCGCCGCGGCGGCCGGCGCCGACACGGTCTTCGCCCCCGCCGTCGACGAGGTCTACCCCGGCGGGGAGCCCCAGGTCCGGATCACCGCGGGCCCCATGGGCGAGCGCCTCGAAGGCGCCTCGCGGCCCGGCCACTTCGACGGGATGCTCACCGTCGTCGCCAAGCTGCTCCACCTCACCCGCCCCGACCTGGCCTTCTTCGGCCAGAAGGACGCCCAGCAGCTGGCCCTGATCCGCCGGATGGCCCGCGACCTGAACTTCCCGGTCGAGATCGTCGGCGTGCCGACCGTCCGCGAGACCGACGGCCTCGCCCTGTCCAGCCGCAACCGCTACCTCTCCCCCGGCGAGCGCCGCACCGCCCTCGCCCTGTCCCGCGCCCTGTTCGCCGCGAGCGACCGGCTCGCCGCCCAGCACGCGCTGCGCGCGCGTGCCGCCTCGCTGCCCGGCGCGCAGAACAGGGCCGAGACCCGCGCCGAGGCGCTGTCCCGGCTCGGCGAGGCCCGTGCCGCCGCCGACGCCCACGCCGTCGCCCAGGCCTCCGAGGGCGGCGGCGCCGACGCCGTACGGGCCGCGGCCCGCGCCGTCCTCGACGAGGCGGCGAAGGCCGAGCCGCCGCTCACCCTCGACTACGTCGCCCTGGTCGACCCGTCCGACTTCACCGAGGTCGCCGACGGCCACGACGGCGAGGCGATCCTCGCCGTCGCCGCGCGTGTGGGCACCACGCGGCTGATCGACAACATCCCGCTGACCTTCGGAGCCGCCAAGTGA
- a CDS encoding histone-like nucleoid-structuring protein Lsr2, whose product MAQKVQVLLVDDLDGVEADETVTFALDGKTYEIDLTTANADKLRGLLEPYTKSGRRTGGRSAGMRGKGRVAAGGSQDTAKIRAWAKENGYNVNDRGRVPADIKAAYEDANR is encoded by the coding sequence GTGGCACAGAAGGTTCAGGTCCTTCTTGTCGATGACCTCGACGGTGTCGAGGCGGACGAGACCGTGACGTTCGCGCTGGACGGCAAGACCTACGAGATCGACCTCACCACCGCCAACGCGGACAAGCTCCGTGGCCTGCTCGAGCCGTACACGAAGAGTGGCCGGCGCACCGGTGGCCGCAGCGCCGGTATGCGTGGCAAGGGCCGGGTCGCCGCCGGCGGCAGCCAGGACACCGCGAAGATCCGCGCGTGGGCCAAGGAGAACGGCTACAACGTGAACGACCGCGGCCGCGTCCCCGCGGACATCAAGGCGGCCTACGAGGACGCGAACCGCTGA
- a CDS encoding type III pantothenate kinase, with protein sequence MLLTIDVGNTHTVLGLFDGEEIVEHWRISTDPRRTADEMAVLLQGLMGMHPLLGVELSDGIEGISICATVPSVLHELREVTRRYYGDVPAVLVEPGVKTGVPVLTDNPKEVGADRIINAVAAVELYGGPAIVVDFGTATTYDAITARGEYAGGAIAPGIEISVEALGVRGAQLRKIELARPRSVIGKNTVEAMQSGIVFGFAGQVDGVVARMKRDLVGPNGDPDDVTVIATGGLAPMVLGEAKQIDEHEPWLTLIGLRLVYERNVSRM encoded by the coding sequence ATGCTCCTCACCATCGACGTCGGCAACACGCACACCGTCCTCGGCCTCTTCGACGGCGAGGAGATCGTCGAGCACTGGCGCATCTCCACCGACCCGCGCCGGACCGCCGACGAGATGGCGGTCCTGCTCCAGGGCCTGATGGGCATGCATCCGCTGCTCGGCGTCGAGCTGAGCGACGGCATCGAGGGGATCTCGATCTGCGCGACGGTCCCTTCGGTGCTGCACGAGCTGCGCGAGGTGACGCGGCGGTACTACGGCGACGTACCGGCGGTCCTCGTGGAGCCGGGCGTCAAGACCGGCGTGCCGGTCCTGACCGACAACCCCAAGGAGGTCGGCGCGGACCGCATCATCAACGCGGTCGCGGCGGTCGAGCTCTACGGCGGCCCGGCGATCGTCGTCGACTTCGGCACGGCGACGACGTACGACGCGATCACCGCGCGCGGTGAGTACGCGGGCGGGGCGATCGCGCCGGGCATCGAGATCTCGGTGGAGGCGCTGGGCGTCCGCGGCGCCCAGCTCCGCAAGATCGAGCTGGCCCGCCCGCGCAGCGTGATCGGCAAGAACACGGTCGAGGCGATGCAGTCGGGCATCGTCTTCGGCTTCGCGGGTCAGGTCGACGGCGTGGTGGCCCGCATGAAGCGCGACCTGGTGGGCCCGAACGGCGACCCCGACGACGTGACGGTGATCGCGACGGGCGGCCTCGCCCCGATGGTCCTCGGCGAGGCGAAGCAGATCGACGAGCACGAGCCCTGGCTGACCCTGATCGGCCTGCGCCTGGTGTACGAGCGCAACGTCTCCCGGATGTAG